The Porites lutea chromosome 11, jaPorLute2.1, whole genome shotgun sequence genome contains the following window.
CCGACTGAGCTAACGGACCAGTTGCATCCTTTAACGGCGATTTGTGACTAGAAAGACATGTCTGAGAACTAAACCGATTCAAGTAGTGTCATTTTAAACGCAGTGAAGATTAATGGCTATTGCAAGATACAGAATAACGAAATGTTCCAatcatttgaaaaacaaaacactatTACATCAGCAGatcagagagagagagagagaaacgagaggtgggggtggggaagaGGGATGTCAGAAGGTAAAAAcccaagaaccaatcagagcgtGAGATTTGGTGTATGACGTCATCATGCCTGCAAGTATTCCCGTCGCGTTCTCCGACGTTCCTGTTCATTTTAGGTGAGTCTAAACACTAGTTTTAAATACTTGTGTGCCATTTTTGAGCTGTGTACAGTTTAATAGAGTGTTCTTTGGAGGTTAAATCTGAACCAGCGCGTTCTATTAAAATCGTGCGAGCGAGATGAAGCAGTGTTTTAGTGTTTACTTGTGTTTCATCGGCCATTGCGCTCGCGTGCCAGTCCTAGAGTCAGACAAATCTCTTCAAATTTAAAAGCGAGCAAAGCTGAGAATAAACTGGTACGTTAAACCGGCTAGCGTGCCAATGTTTGGACTCTTGTTCATTAAGGTTTATATTTGAACCAAAATGTCAAGCTAGTGAGCTCATAAAGTGAACGGGTTACCCTGGAAGACTCGAATTAGCAGCCTGCCACCAATGGCCAAATGGCAGGCAAAATTTTAGGCCCGGCAGGCGAAAACAACACTTACCTGCCACGTGGATGAAAAGTAGTGAGTGATAGACAAACAATCGACAAGCGAACGTGAGTATTTTCACAGGGAACTCGAACGGATTAGCTAATATATatcccattttacagttatggatagAAGCGAGGCTGGAGGCCGTGACCttattttgatacaaaccttcctgctttactatgaaaatcaagttattcttgtgctaactagtatttttcaaggacaatatgccatttgcactaagaggtcatgtgacatcgtttttatgaaaatgaaagttatatgattttgccttcaaaaaatgattagtgggtcatatcctAAACAGAATAaaagtgatttggtttttcaaacctgcgccattgtcttaaaatgggtaagttcgtagctggtcacgtgaccaaaatgtgattttgaaaattactaattacttctttctgaacataaattttgcacttaaagttcaaggaaaatgttgaaaaaatgatgtgGTAACATTtgcagcacatctgagcgtaactatcaaaagTTGAACAAGATGCAAGCAAAAAGTGGtgttggccgccatgttggagggcaagagtatgcccaaGAGTGGCctatttccataacaaagcaaaggagatttgtatgaaaacaaggtcaacctcagcctcacattcactcaaaggctagcgtactaagtccacaactgtaaaatggtctattaacAACTGCATTACTTAACCCGGTGACCGGCAGCCTTTGACATGGATACGAGACGTGAATCAATCTGCTGTTCTTGGTAAcgaaaatgttgttttaaattactGGTGggccaatttattttttttgtgtgtatttTTTCCTCAGTTGCTTTCCAGATGTAAGAGAACAGAAATTATTACAATCATAGCATATTTTTACCAAGAGATTTTTACCAAGCGATCCTGGTCGCTATTTTTGaacagcttttctttttgtcaGTTACAGATTggtttaaaacattaaaatttgcTACATGAGCTACACAATATACACAAGCTGTAAAATTTATCTCGCATATACCGCGTGGTATGGTCTGTTTTCTACTTCTGACACATCAAGCTGtcaaggcaaaacaaaagtGACTGTCACAAGAACGGTAGAATTATCCTGACAAAGCACGTGTTTAATTCAACAACTTTACTTCTGGTCAAGTTAAGTGTAGTCATAGATCAAACAAAAAGTAGCCTcaaaaaacaatgcaaatctAAGCAGAAAAATGGGCgtcaaaacaaacaatacaaCCAACGCCGTATAATTTATTGAACCTTTGATCAATTGAGGTGTGGGATAATAGCTGATTTTGTAACGTTTCTTGACTCGCTATTTGATGTTGCCCTTATTTTTCACTATATTGAAATAGGCAGCTGACTGAATGGCGTGCTGAGCAGTATAAATGGTCACATGGACATGAAACCTCATCAGTGCAAATATTGTGACAAATGTTTTGATCGGCAATCAAATTGCAAGCAACATGAACTTATACACGAAGGAGTGAAACCTTACCAGTGCAAGTATTGTGGCAACTGCTTTAGCAGGTCATCAAGTTGCAAGCAACATGAACTTGCACATGAAGGACTGAAACCTTATAAGTGCACAGATTGTGATAAATGCTTCTCAAGCTCAAGAGATTTTGAGCGGCATGGACGTACACACACAGGAGTGAAACCTTATAAGTGCAAGTATTGTGATAAGTCCTTTAATGATTCAACACATTTCAAAGAGCATGAAATGACTCACACTGGAATAAAACCTCACCAGTGTAAGTATTGTGAAAAGTGTTTTACCCGTCGATCAAATTGTAAACAACATGAACATACTCACACCGGGGTGAAACCTTATCAGTGCAAGTTTTGTGATGAGTGCTTTACTGCATTACAATATTGTAAGCAGCATGAGCTTACACACACTGGAGTGAAACCTTATCAGTGCAAGTATTGTGACAAGTGCTTTAACTGGTCTACAAGCTGTAAGCGACATGAACTTCAACACACAGGGGTTAAACCTTATCTGTGCAAGTATTGTAATAAGTGCTTTAGTGATTCATCACATTGTAAGCGGCATGAATTTCAACACACAGGGGTTAAACCTTATCAGTGCAAGTATTGTAATAAGTGCTTTACAACATTCTCAGATTGTAAGCGGCATGAGCTTATACACACCAGGGTTAAAACTCATCAGTGCAAGTATTGTAATAAGTGCTTTAGTGATTTGTCACACTGTAAACAGCATGAACGTACACATAGGACTGAAATCTTTGCAGTG
Protein-coding sequences here:
- the LOC140952994 gene encoding uncharacterized protein, whose protein sequence is MDMKPHQCKYCDKCFDRQSNCKQHELIHEGVKPYQCKYCGNCFSRSSSCKQHELAHEGLKPYKCTDCDKCFSSSRDFERHGRTHTGVKPYKCKYCDKSFNDSTHFKEHEMTHTGIKPHQCKYCEKCFTRRSNCKQHEHTHTGVKPYQCKFCDECFTALQYCKQHELTHTGVKPYQCKYCDKCFNWSTSCKRHELQHTGVKPYLCKYCNKCFSDSSHCKRHEFQHTGVKPYQCKYCNKCFTTFSDCKRHELIHTRVKTHQCKYCNKCFSDLSHCKQHERTHRTEIFAVPVQVL